Part of the Methylorubrum populi genome is shown below.
TCATCGCCTCGATCGAGAAAATCTCGGCCAAAGCTTCGCACTGAACATTTCGTCGGGAGTAAAAGCCCTGGAATTGACCCAGCCCGCAGGCATATCCGGATCGAAAAATGTCAGCCTGATCGTAGCGGAGACTGTCGTGAGACATCCGCGCCGCAAGCGAGCGATGTTCGCACTCGATTTTCCGACGGGATCGTTTCAACTCGGCGCGAGCTACGATTCGTTCAGGGCCGGCAGCCGTCCGCCAAAGGACTCGTCATGCGTCACGTCTGGAATGACAGCACGGCCCGCGTTCCGATCCGGCCAGGGGCGTAAGTCAGCGCCGAGCGCAGGTTAGAGGCCATCGCCCTGATGATGCGCGAACCGAGGCCGGTCCCCCTCGCTTCGCCCTCCCCCGTCCAGCCGATGCCGTCATCCTCCACGGCGAGCGAGAGCATATCGGGCCCCTCGCGCATGACGCGCACACGAATCTCGCCCTGCGTCTCGGATGGGTATGCGTATTTGTAGGCGTTGGTGACCAGTTCGGTGACGACCACGCCGAGGGAGACCGCCTTGTCGGTCGCCAGCCGGATCGGCTCCGCCTGGAGGCGAATGGCATGATCGCGGCCGGACGCCTTCATCGCCAACTGCAATTCTTCGACGAGCCCCGCCAGATAGGCGTCGAGTTCCACCGCCTCCACGTCCTGCGAGGTGTAAAGGCGGCGATGGATGCCGGCGATGGCCGAGATGCGGGCCTGCATCTCCTCCAAAGCCTGCTTCGCGGCCGGGTCCGCCACTGCGTTGGTCTGCATCCGGGCGAGCGCGGCGACCAGCGTCAGCGAGTTCGCAACCCGATGGTTCACTTCGCGCAACAGGAGTTCCGCCCGGTCCCGCGCCTCGCGCACGGCGGCCTCGGCCCGCTCCTTGTCGCGCCGCATCGCCTCCTGGCGCAGGGCGGTATCGACCGATTCCCCGAGCAGCTCGCGGAACTGTCCTTGGAGGTCCTTCCAGACATAGTCGACCGCTCCCGCCTTGAGGGCCGCCACCGCGACCCGGCTGTCCTCGGAGCCGGTGACGTAAATGACTGGCGGTGCGTCCGGCAGAGCGCGGAGTAGCGGCAGCAGATCGAGCCCCGTCCGATCGGGCATGTGGTGGTCGAGAGCGATCAGATTGACGCCGCCGCTCCGCGCCCGCGCCAGCCCCTCCTCGCCACTCGCGGCGAGCTCGACGTGATATCCCCGCGCCTGGAGCGATCGCTGAACGAGGCGTCCGAGGCCGGGATCGTCGTCGATGTAGAGGATGAGGGCCGGGGCCGCGCTCGCGTCGCTCATGAGTTCTCGGGAACCTGGATGACCGAGAAGAACAGCCCGAGCTGACGAATCGCGTTCGAGAAGCCTTCGTAGTTGACCGGCTTGGTGATGTAGACGTTCGCCCCGAGGTCGTAGCAGCGCTGGATCTCGCGGCTGTCGTCGGTGGTCGTCAGGACGACGACCGGGGAGCGCTTGGTGTGCGGATTGGCCTTGATCCGCTCCAGGATGTCGATGCCCGTCATGTCCGGCAGGTTGAGGTCGAGCAGGATGAGAAGATGGCGTCGGCCGCTCACCTCCCCGCTGCCGTCGGCACCGAACAGGAATTCGAGCGCTGAGGTTCCGTCGCGGAAGGGGACGATCTCGTTGTTCACGCCAGCGCGACGGATGTTGCGCTCGATCAGCCGGGCGTGACCCTCGTCATCCTCGATCATCACGATGCTGACGGCATGGAAGGGCGGCTGCATGGTCACTCCGCGGCCAGGGACATCGTGTCGGACGAATTCGATATCGCCGCGCTTCGGCCTGTAGCCGGCCCGCGGGGCAGCGTCACGATAAAGGTTGTGCCGCTGCCCGGCTGCGAGGAAACCTCGACGCGTCCGCCGAGCGCGCGCACGAGGGCCTTCACGCTGGCGAGGCCGATGCCCTCCCCCGGTTGATCCTGCGCACCTGAGCGCCGGAACAGCTCGAAGATTCGGCCGTGATCCTGGGGCGCGATGCCCCGGCCGTTATCCGACACGGCAAAACGGATCCGGTTGCCGGGCGCGGAACTGGCCCTGACCGCGATCGTCCCGGGCCGGGCCGGATCGAGATATTTGAGGGCGTTGTCGATGAGATTGCCGAACACCTGCTCGACGGCGAGGCGGTCGGCCACGATCTCGGGGAGATCGTCCGCGACCGTCACCGTCGCGCCCTTGCGGTCCGCCTGATGGCGCTGGGCATCGGCGATGCCACGCACGAGCTGTGTCATCGCGAGCGGCTCGGGATGGAACCGGCGCCGTCCTTCGCGCGACAGCTTCAGGATCGCGGCGATCAACCGTTCCATCTTGATGATCGCCGCCTGGATGAACCCCAGCGACTCGGCAATGTCGTCGTTGATCCGCGCACCCTGCGGATGGTCGCGCAGAAGGGCGTGCAATTCCTCGCGCACCGCCTCCAACTCGCTCGTGAAGCCCATCACGTTGACGAGCGGCGCCCGCAGGTCGTGGCTGACGATGTAGGCGTAGCGCTGAATCTCCTCATTCGATTCCCGCAGTTCGGCCTCGGCCTCGCGCTGCTCCGTGATATCGGTGTGAACGCCGACCCATTCGCGGATGGCGCCATGCCCGTCCAACACCGGCACCGCGCGGATGGAGAAGTGTCGCCACAACCCGTCGCGGGCGCGCACCCGATGCTCGTGGACGAAGGTGCTGCGGGTGGCGACCGTGACGTTCCAAGCCTCGACGCTCGGCTGCCGATCGTCCGGATGAACGGCTTCGGCCCAGCCGAACCCCTCGTATTCGGCGCGCGTTTGCCCGGTCAGTGCGGCCCATCCGGGCTGCTCGCCGGTCATCCGGCCCTGCGGATCGTTGGTCCACAGCACGCCGCGCACGGCCTGCACGGCGGCGCGGAACCGCTCCTCGCTCGCCCGCAACTCGCCCTGAATCCGCTGCTGGTCGAATGCGGAGGCGAGCATCGCGAGGAACAGGATGACGAAGGTGACACCCGCGACGTAGAGGGCGAGATTCTGCTGATCGACGCTCGTCGCCGCGAGATGCGCCGCATGGGCGCCCCCCTCCTCCGCGGTGATCGTCGCCGCCGCCATGCCCGTGTAGTGCATCCCTGCGACCGCCACGCCCATCACCAGCGCCGCGATGAACCGCTGCCAGATGCCCGTCGGCCGGAAGGTCAGCCAAAGGGCGACGGTCGCGGCCAGGACGGCGATCGCGACGGACAACGCCACGATCGGCAGGCTGTAGGCGAGATTGCCGGGCATCCGCATCGCGGCCATCCCGGTGTAATGCATCGCCGCCACGCCGATCCCCATGACGGGGCCGGCGACGAGGACATCCCAGCGCGCGGCCTGCCGGCGTCCGACCCAGGCTAAAGCCGCGCCGGTCACAACGACGGCGATCAGCAGCGACAGCAGCGTGCTGCCAAGGTCGTAGGCCGCGGGCAGACCCATCTCGAAGGCCAGCATCCCGACGAAGTGCATCGACCAGATGCCGCCGCCCATCGCGAGGGCGGCGCCGAGGAGCCAGGCCCACCCCAGGCGGGAGCCGGCGCTGCGCACCCGTGCGCCGAGGTCGAGGGCCGTGTAGGAGGCGAGCACCGCGATGGCGAGGGACAGCGCCACGAGAGCCGGGTTGTAGCCGGTGGTCATCATCGTCGTGTCGCGCCTCGAAACCCGTCGGACCGCGCCCCGCGGGCATCGCCAGATCGAGGCGGCGATCCGAGTCAATGCGGGCCGGGCGTGGCACGACCGCCCGAGATTGGCATAAGTTACATCGCTTGTACGTCCGACACCATGGCAGGCCGAACTAAGCGTGAGCATGGACCGCTTATTTCTTTGCGTATTACGCAGGCGCAGGCCGGAAATCGTTTACAACTCTCTCGCGATGCGCGACTACCTTAGGTAAGTGCCGGATGCGGTGCTAGGGGTGTAACTTCATGTTCCCTCAACCTGGGCGGACGAGTATCGAATGCGCATGCGGCAGGTTCAACCCGAACGCCCCGTCCCCTCGCACCTTGGATCCCCGTCCGGTGAGGCGCAGGTTGGGGCTCAACAGGCTGAGAATCCTCAGGATTTGCAGAAGATCGTGCCATGTGCGGGATCCGCCGATCACGAGGTGGGTGATCCTCTCCGGCGAAGGCTCGGCGCCTACGTGGAACTGAGTTCGAGCGATATCCGCGAGCTCGAAAGTCTGACGACGAACGGTCGTCGTTTCCCGGCGCAAACGCCCCTTCTCCATCAATCCGACGTTCCCGAGAGCGCCGTCCTTGTTCTCGATGGCTTTGCCTGCCGCTACAAATTCCTG
Proteins encoded:
- a CDS encoding response regulator produces the protein MSDASAAPALILYIDDDPGLGRLVQRSLQARGYHVELAASGEEGLARARSGGVNLIALDHHMPDRTGLDLLPLLRALPDAPPVIYVTGSEDSRVAVAALKAGAVDYVWKDLQGQFRELLGESVDTALRQEAMRRDKERAEAAVREARDRAELLLREVNHRVANSLTLVAALARMQTNAVADPAAKQALEEMQARISAIAGIHRRLYTSQDVEAVELDAYLAGLVEELQLAMKASGRDHAIRLQAEPIRLATDKAVSLGVVVTELVTNAYKYAYPSETQGEIRVRVMREGPDMLSLAVEDDGIGWTGEGEARGTGLGSRIIRAMASNLRSALTYAPGRIGTRAVLSFQT
- a CDS encoding response regulator, whose amino-acid sequence is MQPPFHAVSIVMIEDDEGHARLIERNIRRAGVNNEIVPFRDGTSALEFLFGADGSGEVSGRRHLLILLDLNLPDMTGIDILERIKANPHTKRSPVVVLTTTDDSREIQRCYDLGANVYITKPVNYEGFSNAIRQLGLFFSVIQVPENS
- a CDS encoding MHYT domain-containing protein, coding for MMTTGYNPALVALSLAIAVLASYTALDLGARVRSAGSRLGWAWLLGAALAMGGGIWSMHFVGMLAFEMGLPAAYDLGSTLLSLLIAVVVTGAALAWVGRRQAARWDVLVAGPVMGIGVAAMHYTGMAAMRMPGNLAYSLPIVALSVAIAVLAATVALWLTFRPTGIWQRFIAALVMGVAVAGMHYTGMAAATITAEEGGAHAAHLAATSVDQQNLALYVAGVTFVILFLAMLASAFDQQRIQGELRASEERFRAAVQAVRGVLWTNDPQGRMTGEQPGWAALTGQTRAEYEGFGWAEAVHPDDRQPSVEAWNVTVATRSTFVHEHRVRARDGLWRHFSIRAVPVLDGHGAIREWVGVHTDITEQREAEAELRESNEEIQRYAYIVSHDLRAPLVNVMGFTSELEAVREELHALLRDHPQGARINDDIAESLGFIQAAIIKMERLIAAILKLSREGRRRFHPEPLAMTQLVRGIADAQRHQADRKGATVTVADDLPEIVADRLAVEQVFGNLIDNALKYLDPARPGTIAVRASSAPGNRIRFAVSDNGRGIAPQDHGRIFELFRRSGAQDQPGEGIGLASVKALVRALGGRVEVSSQPGSGTTFIVTLPRGPATGRSAAISNSSDTMSLAAE